A region from the Linepithema humile isolate Giens D197 chromosome 1, Lhum_UNIL_v1.0, whole genome shotgun sequence genome encodes:
- the LOC105679533 gene encoding MICOS complex subunit Mic10, producing the protein MAGTMWAEDEIGRKWDRCFTDAILKFGGGVILGGVFSLFFFKRRKWPIITGAGFGLGMAYSNCEEDINASIRQQKPRSCKREEKK; encoded by the exons ATGGCCGGCACGATGTGGGCAGAGGATGAAATTGGACGAAAGTGGGATCGTTGCTTTACGGATGCTATTCTTAAGTTCG GCGGCGGTGTAATCCTCGGCGGAGTgttttccctctttttcttCAAGA gGAGGAAATGGCCCATTATAACAGGTGCTGGCTTTGGATTAGGTATGGCATATTCTAATTGTGAGGAAGATATAAATGCATCAATACGTCAACAGAAGCCTAGAAGTTGTAAAcgtgaagagaaaaaatag
- the Alg-2 gene encoding programmed cell death protein 6 isoform X2, with product MSFISPMPSEQFLWDVFQRVDKDRSGTITADELQQALSNGTWTPFNPETVRLMIGMFDKHQKGTVSFQEFGALWKYVTDWEGCFRSFDRDNSGNIDRNELKTALINFGYRLSDYIIDMLIRKYDRAGHGTIYFDDFIQCCVVLHTLTAAFKRLDTDMDGIITIHYEQFLGMVFNLKV from the exons atgtctttcaTTTCGCCCATGCCCAGTGAGCAATTTCTTTGGGATGTATTCCAAag AGTGGATAAGGACAGATCTGGAACAATTACTGCAGACGAATTACAACAGGCTCTCTCGAATGGTACATGGACACCGTTTAACCCAGAAACAGTTCGTTTAATGATTG GTATGTTTGACAAGCATCAAAAGGGTACAGTCAGTTTCCAAGAATTTGGAGCATTGTGGAAGTATGTTACTGACTGGGAGGGTTGTTTTCGATCATTTGATCGCGATAATAGCGGCAACATTGATCGCAATGAATTGAAGACAGCTCTCATAAACTTTGGATATCGACTAAGCGATTACATAATTGACATGCTCATACGAAAATATGATCGTGCTGGACATGGTACAATATACTTTGATGATTTCATACAATGCTGCGTGGTTCTACAT ACTCTTACAGCAGCCTTCAAACGACTGGATACGGATATGGATGGCATTATAACAATTCACTACGAACAATTCTTAGGCATGGTCTTTAatcttaaagtataa
- the Alg-2 gene encoding programmed cell death protein 6 isoform X1, translated as MSFISPMPSEQFLWDVFQRVDKDRSGTITADELQQALSNGTWTPFNPETVRLMIGMFDTDKTDPATGMFDKHQKGTVSFQEFGALWKYVTDWEGCFRSFDRDNSGNIDRNELKTALINFGYRLSDYIIDMLIRKYDRAGHGTIYFDDFIQCCVVLHTLTAAFKRLDTDMDGIITIHYEQFLGMVFNLKV; from the exons atgtctttcaTTTCGCCCATGCCCAGTGAGCAATTTCTTTGGGATGTATTCCAAag AGTGGATAAGGACAGATCTGGAACAATTACTGCAGACGAATTACAACAGGCTCTCTCGAATGGTACATGGACACCGTTTAACCCAGAAACAGTTCGTTTAATGATTG GTATGTTTGACACTGACAAAACCGATCCTGCCACAGGTATGTTTGACAAGCATCAAAAGGGTACAGTCAGTTTCCAAGAATTTGGAGCATTGTGGAAGTATGTTACTGACTGGGAGGGTTGTTTTCGATCATTTGATCGCGATAATAGCGGCAACATTGATCGCAATGAATTGAAGACAGCTCTCATAAACTTTGGATATCGACTAAGCGATTACATAATTGACATGCTCATACGAAAATATGATCGTGCTGGACATGGTACAATATACTTTGATGATTTCATACAATGCTGCGTGGTTCTACAT ACTCTTACAGCAGCCTTCAAACGACTGGATACGGATATGGATGGCATTATAACAATTCACTACGAACAATTCTTAGGCATGGTCTTTAatcttaaagtataa
- the Alg-2 gene encoding programmed cell death protein 6 isoform X3 produces the protein MSFISPMPSEQFLWDVFQRVDKDRSGTITADELQQALSNGTWTPFNPETVRLMIGMFDTDKTDPATGMFDKHQKGTVSFQEFGALWKYVTDWEGCFRSFDRDNSGNIDRNELKTALINFGYRLSDYIIDMLIRKYDRAGHGTIYFDDFIQCCVVLHVFIHRYV, from the exons atgtctttcaTTTCGCCCATGCCCAGTGAGCAATTTCTTTGGGATGTATTCCAAag AGTGGATAAGGACAGATCTGGAACAATTACTGCAGACGAATTACAACAGGCTCTCTCGAATGGTACATGGACACCGTTTAACCCAGAAACAGTTCGTTTAATGATTG GTATGTTTGACACTGACAAAACCGATCCTGCCACAGGTATGTTTGACAAGCATCAAAAGGGTACAGTCAGTTTCCAAGAATTTGGAGCATTGTGGAAGTATGTTACTGACTGGGAGGGTTGTTTTCGATCATTTGATCGCGATAATAGCGGCAACATTGATCGCAATGAATTGAAGACAGCTCTCATAAACTTTGGATATCGACTAAGCGATTACATAATTGACATGCTCATACGAAAATATGATCGTGCTGGACATGGTACAATATACTTTGATGATTTCATACAATGCTGCGTGGTTCTACAT GTCTTCATTCATAGATAtgtttaa
- the wol gene encoding dolichyl-phosphate beta-glucosyltransferase, producing the protein MLSLGCLLYYGVVLGVFIIILLCITLYITSEQYPKIWRDKNEEFFFNSQIKKKEAFPSLHDPWDVHLSVIIPAYNEEYRLPPMLEECLEYLEKRAKSGFTYEIIVVSDGSTDKTVDVAQHYASKYNTLRVLDLVKNRGKGGAVRLGMLSARGSALLFADADGATKFHDLKKLDESLVDVLGFNYIDKPEETALSDAIICGSRAHLEKEETAKRSYFRLFLMHGFHFLVWLLCVRGIRDTQCGFKLLTRKSARTIFEALHVERWAFDVEMLYIAQTFNIPITEIAVNWMEIEGSKIIPFWSWLQMGKDLLFIWLRYRIGAWRIKTKIV; encoded by the exons ATGTTATCACTAGGATGTTTACTCTATTATGGAGTAGTACTGggtgtatttattataattttg ctctgtataacattatatattacaagtgAACAGTACCCAAAAATTTGGAGGgataaaaatgaagaattcttttttaattctcaaataaaaaagaaagaggcaTTTCCTTCATTACATGATCCTTGGGATGTACATCTCAGTGTCATTATACCTGCTTACAATGAAGAGTACAGAT taCCACCAATGCTGGAGGAATGTTtggaatatttagaaaaacgtGCAAAATCTGGATTTACTTATGAAATAATAGTAGTTAGTGATGGTAGCACTGATAAGACTGTTGATGTCGCACAACATTAcgcatcaaaatataatactttaagaGTATTGGATCTTGTTAAAAACAGAGGGAAAGGTGGTGCTGTAAGATTG GGTATGCTAAGCGCAAGAGGTAGCGCTTTATTGTTTGCAGATGCAGATGGAGCTACTAAATTTCATGacctaaaaaaattagatgagAGTTTAGTGGATGTATTAGGAT ttaattatatCGATAAACCTGAAGAAACAGCATTATCTGATGCAATAATATGTGGATCAAGAGCacatttagaaaaagaagaaacagcAAAGCGATCttattttcgattatttctCATGCATGGATTTCATTTCCTAGTTTGGTTATTGTGCGTAAGAGGTATTAGAGACACGCAGTGTGGATTTAAACTTCTAACCAGAAAATCAGCAAGAACAATATTTGAAGCCTTACATGTTGAACGCTGGGCTTTTGATGTGGAAATGCTTTACATAGCGCAGACTTTTAACATTCCTATAACTGAAATAGCGGTAAACTGGATGGAAATCGAAGGCTCTAAAATAATACCGTTTTGGAGTTGGTTGCAAATGGGCAAAGATTTACTCTTTATTTGGCTAAGATACAGAATTGGAGCATGGAGGATTAAAACcaaaatagtataa
- the LOC105670080 gene encoding uncharacterized protein: protein MRTRLSMGAFLENPMFFFVDDAKPILPIFRPLEYGHSDKIVELMDAECDTETTFPVHFPRGSYKRHCRGVENFRSIRRNAKWHNERSKNFARTTLNNYKIRNGNYSGGKALRNNHNYVDVYIDIDYDSEEPYKNLDLSKSAFATKYKDDYYTQYVASQNTIGHSRKERFAQYDYSRDFESPFARSNRAHQGENTFSQRYTDKDERNLHEIHTVDVQPRQTKILSKTDEIYDYEAEFRKTRNMEHQDIFSDAVDSNVLPKNDFWDFVPLENEENREELTFSDPDSVKNHSGSQRIMPQRKRLHNFNTQQKRDIVDFEKEESENMQQNNSQENFSPKTWTGSARYQSRKSDAMTETPKVLQLNMQNTNSPQVRPVKTFIDEQISNTSSAKKHLSKAKPRSAIERKKNISSSTVVHKKETVNAISARTSADDRRYRNKFVNKLSNKFSNEMVRSAKTFKRIADSKSDERAYKANERNNTTLHRGNLGSSKIDRRNVSISRSTLEEEVGKTERIFSLRMTGTPLRTKVEKEKKRNLSRLPIRTWKRLRTKEPAALRLESNIINEKISQKLQKINIEVKNSKDHSKRVEDNEVREAAEDDCATANRSDIKQNIRFRTGLFGADKPRLTSSNLKDLNPKSLNTTKRIYAKRNKKINIK, encoded by the exons ATGCGTACGCGGCTAAGCATGGGTGCGTTCCTTGAAAATCCAATGTTCTTTTTTGTCGACGACGCAAAACCGATTCTGCCAATCTTCCGACCTCTTGAATACGGTCATTCAGACAAGATCGTGGAATTGATGGATGCCGAATGCGACACGGAGACCACCTTTCCTGTACATTTTCCACGCGGTTCGTACAAACGGCATTGTAGAGGAGTCGAAAATTTTAGATCGATTCGTAGAAACGCTAAATGGCACAACGAGAGATCAAAAAATTTCGCTCGCACaactttaaacaattataag ATTCGAAATGGGAATTATAGCGGAGGAAAAGCGTTGCGAAATAATCACAATTATGTCGACGTATACATCGATATAGATTACGATTCGGAGGAACCTTATAAGAATTTAGATCTCTCCAAATCCGCTTTCGCCACTAAATACAAAGACGACTACTACACCCAATACGTTGCTTCTCAAAATACAATTGGACATTCTCGGAAAGAACGTTTTGCACAGTATGATTATTCAAGAGATTTCGAATCGCCATTTGCGCGAAGCAATCGCGCACATCAAGGAGAAAACACTTTTTCACAAAGATATACTGATAAAGATGAGAGGAATCTTCATGAAATTCACACTGTTGACGTTCAACCGAGACAAACAAAGATTCTCTCGAAAACGGatgaaatttatgattatgaGGCGG AATTTAGAAAGACTCGTAATATGGAACACCAAGATATTTTTTCCGATGCTGTTGATTCCAACGTGCTTCCGAAGAATGATTTCTGGGACTTTGTACCATTGGAAAACGAAGAAAATCGTGAGGAATTAACGTTTTCAGATCCGGATAGTGTAAAGAACCACAGTGGTTCGCAAAGAATAATGCcgcaaagaaaaagattacataattttaatacgcaGCAAAAACGTGATATTGTCGATTTTGAGAAAGAAGAATCCGAGAATATGCAGCAGAATAACAGCCAAGAAAATTTCTCGCCAAAAACTTGGACTGGAAGCGCGAGATATCAAAGTAGAAAAAGTGATGCAATGACAGAGACGCCCAAAGTTTTGCAATTGAATATGCAAAACACGAATTCTCCACAAGTTCGAcctgtaaaaacatttatcgaTGAACAAATCTCGAACACGAGTTCCGCGAAAAAAC atttaagCAAGGCAAAGCCACGTTCAGCGATTGAACGAAAAAAGAACATTAGCTCCTCAACAGTTGTGCACAAAAAAGAAACTGTGAATGCTATTTCTGCTCGAACAAGTGCTGACGATCGTCGGTATCGCAACAAATTCGTCAATAAGCTTTCCAACAAATTTTCTAATGAAATGGTACGATCGGCAAAAACGTTTAAGCGCATCGCAGACTCGAAAAGCGACGAGCGAGCGTACAAAGCAAACGAAAGAAATAACACGACTCTTCATCGTGGAAATTTGGGGAGTAGTAAAATCGATCGGAGGAATGTGTCTATTTCGCGATCAACACTCGAAGAGGAAGTGGGAAAAACCGAGAGGATATTTTCTTTGAGAATGACAGGTACTCCACTGCGTAcaaaagtagaaaaagaaaagaagaggaACTTATCCAGATTACCCATACGAACGTGGAAACGTTTGAGAACGAAAGAACCCGCTGCATTACGTCTTGAGAGTAACATAATAAATGAGAAGATTAGCCAAAAgctacaaaaaattaacattgagGTTAAGAATTCAAAAGATCACTCGAAGAGAGTAGAAGATAATGAAGTGCGCGAGGCAGCTGAGGACGATTGCGCAACCGCAAATCGCAGCGACATAAAGCAGAACATTCGTTTCAGAACAGGATTATTCGGTGCCGATAAACCAAGATTGACTTCCTCCAATTTGAAGGATTTGAATCCAAAGAGCTTAAATACAACGAAGAGAATATACGCGAAAcggaacaaaaaaataaacattaaataa